In a genomic window of Campylobacter concisus ATCC 51562:
- a CDS encoding heavy-metal-associated domain-containing protein yields MRKILVLALLTLSCYADKKIEISVPSMHCPLCTAIVRKAALSVEGVKKADVSLKERKAVVIADDKVDEKELLKAVDATGYKGEIK; encoded by the coding sequence ATGCGTAAAATTTTAGTTTTAGCCCTTCTTACACTTAGTTGCTACGCTGATAAAAAGATAGAAATTTCAGTGCCTAGCATGCACTGTCCGCTTTGCACAGCGATAGTGCGAAAGGCTGCACTTAGCGTTGAGGGCGTAAAAAAGGCAGATGTATCGCTAAAAGAGCGAAAAGCCGTCGTTATAGCAGATGACAAAGTCGATGAAAAGGAGCTTTTAAAGGCGGTCGATGCGACTGGCTATAAGGGCGAGATAAAATAA
- a CDS encoding transglutaminase-like domain-containing protein: MQRRDFFKFGGLLGAASLLPNVSLASDEPASPVVRNFDVNFKHQLLEKGKNSKIWLPLPINTTYQHLTQDYVINTTAKNVYISDTLIPTMYADFEENEPRPVLNVQFKIQTTERNTNFSKVNFDPNEKVDPAILEYLKPTSHIPTDGVVRAKALEIVGNLKGDLERAKAIYTWVANTMQRDNSILGCGTGDVKAILESGKLVGKCTDINSVFVGLCRSVGIPAREIFGIRVGQSRFSDQMGSAKDGVAKISGGQHCRAEFYLKGYGWIPVDPADVTKVRLGEKLTNDDAKIVAVRDYCFGNWEMCWIGFNYGRDFILKPTPEQTPLNNFGYPYAEVDGNTQNYYSPKEFSYDYVSTELK, encoded by the coding sequence ATGCAAAGAAGAGATTTTTTTAAATTTGGCGGTCTTTTAGGTGCAGCTAGTCTGCTTCCAAATGTTAGTTTAGCTAGCGATGAGCCAGCAAGCCCAGTAGTTAGAAATTTTGATGTAAATTTTAAACACCAGCTACTTGAGAAGGGCAAAAACTCAAAAATTTGGTTACCGCTTCCGATAAACACAACCTACCAACACCTAACACAAGACTATGTCATAAACACAACTGCTAAAAATGTTTATATCTCAGATACGCTTATACCAACGATGTATGCTGATTTTGAAGAAAATGAGCCAAGACCTGTTTTAAATGTGCAGTTTAAAATCCAAACAACAGAGCGAAATACTAACTTTAGCAAAGTGAATTTCGATCCAAACGAGAAGGTAGATCCTGCGATTTTAGAGTATCTAAAGCCAACCTCACACATTCCAACCGATGGCGTCGTAAGAGCAAAAGCGCTAGAGATCGTTGGAAATTTAAAGGGCGATTTGGAGCGTGCAAAGGCCATTTATACATGGGTTGCAAACACTATGCAGCGTGACAATAGCATCCTAGGATGTGGCACAGGCGACGTTAAAGCCATACTTGAAAGTGGCAAACTAGTTGGCAAATGCACCGACATAAACTCAGTTTTCGTGGGACTTTGCAGATCGGTTGGCATCCCAGCAAGAGAAATTTTTGGTATCAGGGTTGGCCAGTCTAGATTTTCAGATCAGATGGGTAGCGCAAAAGACGGCGTGGCTAAAATTTCAGGCGGACAGCACTGCAGGGCTGAGTTTTACCTAAAAGGCTATGGTTGGATACCGGTTGATCCAGCGGATGTCACAAAGGTAAGACTAGGCGAGAAATTAACAAACGACGACGCTAAGATCGTAGCTGTTAGGGATTATTGCTTTGGCAACTGGGAGATGTGCTGGATAGGCTTTAACTACGGACGCGACTTTATCTTAAAGCCAACTCCAGAGCAAACTCCGCTAAACAACTTTGGCTATCCATACGCTGAGGTTGATGGCAACACACAAAACTACTATTCGCCAAAAGAATTTAGCTACGACTACGTCTCAACAGAGCTAAAATGA
- a CDS encoding M28 family peptidase, with protein MSKSEILKKFETLAAIPHCSYETDKMRDFLASYAKDKGCEVAVDSFGNIHAFKGKPKICLQSHYDMVCMGDAPKIEIVYGDDGYMRAKKSSLGADNGIGVAIMMQMISEFDDIECLFTNNEEVGMIGATGFSGDLKADKLLNLDSEEDDRVTIGCAGGVNLFATISLNSKKTKESTLYEVKVSGLPGGHSGNEIHKNIPNAIKILAAFVTKNGCKLVKFEGGERSNSIPSGATALVLSDKELKSECENLSVKKLGTGDEILENGEKILALINSFSQGVRAYNCELGIPQDSVNLSLVKIKDDGILEVEFFARSMSKDGLNRMEFEISELAKALGFSVITKDRNPAWKPINDKFANDILEELKIYKPNARITAVHAGLECGVLLEKKAGLSACSIGPNIHSPHSTRECCEVESALFIEKVVRGIVKKYNS; from the coding sequence ATGTCAAAGAGTGAAATTTTAAAGAAATTTGAGACACTTGCTGCGATACCACACTGCAGTTATGAGACTGATAAGATGCGTGATTTTCTAGCTAGCTATGCAAAAGATAAGGGCTGTGAGGTCGCGGTCGATAGCTTTGGCAACATTCATGCGTTTAAAGGCAAGCCAAAAATTTGCTTGCAAAGCCACTATGATATGGTCTGCATGGGCGATGCTCCAAAGATCGAAATAGTTTACGGTGATGATGGCTACATGAGGGCTAAAAAATCATCTTTAGGTGCCGATAACGGCATCGGCGTGGCTATCATGATGCAGATGATAAGCGAATTTGACGACATTGAGTGCCTCTTTACAAACAACGAAGAAGTTGGCATGATCGGAGCTACTGGCTTTAGTGGCGATCTAAAAGCCGATAAGCTTTTAAATTTAGATAGCGAAGAGGACGACCGCGTCACTATCGGCTGCGCTGGCGGTGTAAATTTATTTGCCACTATCTCGCTTAATAGCAAAAAAACAAAAGAGAGCACGCTTTATGAAGTAAAAGTAAGTGGGCTTCCTGGCGGACACTCTGGTAATGAGATACATAAAAATATCCCAAATGCGATCAAGATTTTAGCGGCGTTTGTGACTAAAAATGGCTGTAAGCTTGTCAAATTTGAAGGTGGCGAGCGAAGCAACTCTATCCCAAGTGGCGCAACCGCACTGGTTCTAAGCGATAAAGAGCTAAAGAGCGAGTGTGAGAATTTAAGCGTGAAAAAGCTTGGCACTGGAGATGAAATTTTAGAAAATGGCGAGAAAATTTTAGCTCTTATTAACTCATTTTCACAAGGCGTAAGAGCCTATAACTGCGAGCTGGGCATACCACAAGATAGCGTCAATCTCTCGCTTGTAAAGATCAAAGATGATGGCATACTTGAAGTGGAGTTTTTTGCTAGATCAATGAGTAAAGACGGACTAAATAGAATGGAATTTGAAATTTCTGAGCTTGCAAAAGCACTTGGCTTTAGCGTCATTACAAAAGATAGAAACCCGGCTTGGAAGCCTATAAATGATAAATTTGCAAACGACATCCTAGAAGAGCTAAAAATTTATAAGCCAAATGCAAGGATAACAGCCGTTCACGCTGGTTTAGAGTGTGGCGTACTTTTAGAGAAAAAAGCGGGTCTTAGTGCTTGCTCAATAGGACCAAACATCCACTCACCTCACTCAACAAGAGAATGCTGCGAAGTTGAATCTGCGCTTTTTATAGAAAAAGTAGTTCGCGGTATCGTTAAAAAATATAACTCATAA
- a CDS encoding dihydroorotase: MKIAIINGTIVNSDEKFKANILIENGKIAKIGSEKFEAEKVIDATDKLVMPGLIDMHVHFRDPGQEYKDDIISGSQAAVAGGVTTCLCMANTNPVNDNASITRAMIEKAKNCGLIDLLPIAAISKGLGGNEIVEMGDLIEAGAVAFSDDGLPVTSSSVMRAALEYSSMFGSFCISHSEDCSLCRQGVMHEGKVSAILGLRGMAREKEEIAVSRDMLLAKLTKAHIHIAHVSSEYSLKIIEMGKKEGINITCEATPHHFSFSDDEILKNAYDTNFKMSPPLREISDVKAVREALKSGLIDVIATDHAPHHTDEKIVEFDKAPFGIIGLQTLVPLTLKLVNEGVISLERMVELTSTNAAKMLNLKDKGRLAEGMLADIAVIDPEIEYVYDEKINRSKSINSPLFGKKLKGAATTTIKSGKIVYEFGK, translated from the coding sequence ATGAAAATAGCAATAATTAACGGCACTATCGTAAATAGCGACGAGAAATTTAAGGCAAATATCCTAATAGAAAACGGCAAAATAGCCAAAATCGGAAGTGAGAAATTTGAGGCAGAGAAGGTTATCGATGCCACAGATAAGCTAGTCATGCCAGGACTTATCGACATGCATGTGCATTTTCGCGATCCTGGTCAAGAGTATAAAGATGACATCATCTCAGGCTCGCAGGCAGCGGTGGCTGGAGGAGTGACAACCTGCCTTTGCATGGCTAACACAAACCCAGTAAATGACAATGCCTCGATCACAAGAGCGATGATAGAAAAAGCTAAAAACTGCGGGCTAATCGATCTTTTGCCAATAGCAGCCATCAGCAAAGGGCTTGGTGGCAACGAGATCGTCGAAATGGGCGATCTTATAGAGGCTGGAGCAGTTGCATTTAGCGATGATGGCCTACCAGTGACTAGCTCAAGCGTAATGAGAGCAGCACTTGAGTATTCAAGTATGTTTGGTAGCTTTTGTATAAGCCACTCAGAGGATTGCTCGCTTTGCAGACAGGGCGTCATGCACGAGGGCAAGGTCTCAGCCATACTTGGACTTCGCGGAATGGCAAGAGAGAAAGAGGAGATCGCAGTGAGTCGTGATATGCTACTTGCAAAGCTTACTAAAGCACACATCCATATCGCTCACGTAAGCTCGGAGTACTCGCTAAAGATCATCGAAATGGGCAAAAAAGAGGGCATAAACATCACGTGTGAGGCTACACCACACCACTTTAGCTTTAGCGACGATGAAATTTTGAAAAATGCTTACGATACAAATTTCAAAATGTCACCGCCACTTCGCGAGATAAGCGACGTAAAAGCGGTAAGAGAGGCGCTAAAAAGCGGTCTTATAGACGTTATCGCCACCGATCACGCCCCGCACCACACAGACGAAAAGATAGTAGAATTTGATAAGGCGCCATTTGGCATCATCGGACTTCAAACCCTTGTGCCACTCACTCTTAAACTCGTAAATGAGGGCGTTATAAGCTTAGAGCGCATGGTGGAGCTAACATCTACAAATGCAGCTAAGATGCTAAATTTAAAAGATAAAGGCAGGCTTGCTGAGGGCATGCTAGCTGACATCGCGGTGATAGATCCTGAGATCGAGTATGTTTATGATGAGAAGATAAACCGCTCAAAATCTATAAATTCTCCACTCTTTGGTAAAAAACTAAAAGGCGCAGCGACTACCACGATAAAAAGTGGCAAGATCGTTTATGAGTTTGGGAAATAG